Proteins from one Oscillatoria nigro-viridis PCC 7112 genomic window:
- the acnB gene encoding bifunctional aconitate hydratase 2/2-methylisocitrate dehydratase, with protein MLESYRRTAAERAREGIPPLPLDAQQTSELCELLKNPPAQEEETLIELLRDRVPPGVDSAAYVKAGFLTGIAKGEIHSPLIAPKWAVYLLGTMMGGYNVQSLIDLLDPTAETAIPATAARALSKTLLVFDAFHDVIALSDTNPYAKQVVDSWADAEWFTGRPVLPEAITVTVFKVPGETNTDDLSPAPHATTRPDIPLHALAMLESKMPGALQTIAELKQKGHPVAYVGDVVGTGSSRKSAINSVLWHIGNDIPFVPNKRSGGYILGGAIAPIFFNTAEDSGALPIECDVSKMETGMVITIHPYKGEITNEAGEIISTFTLKPDTILDEVRAGGRIPLLIGRTLTDKTRAALGLEPSTIFTRPTIPVDTGKGFTLAQKMVGKACGLSGVRPGTSCEPAMTTVGSQDTTGPMTRDELKELACLGFSADLVIQSFCHTAAYPKPVDVKTHHELPDFMSQRGGIALRPGDGIIHSWLNRMLLPDTVGTGGDSHTRFPLGISFPAGSGLVAFAAALGVMPLDMPESVLVRFKGKLQPGVTLRDVVNAIPYVAIQKGLLTVEKQNKKNIFSGRIMEIEGLPDLKVEQAFELTDATAERSCAGCTIKLSVETVSEYIRSNVALLKNMVARGYQDARTMMRRVAKMEEWLANPVLMEADADAEYVEIIEIDLNEITEPIVAAPNDPDNVKLLSEVAGDRVDEVFVGSCMTNIGHYRATAKVLEGAGEVKTRLWICPPTRMDEQQLKEEGYYSIFGAAGARTEMPGCSLCMGNQARVKDATTVFSTSTRNFNNRMGKDAQVYLGSAELAAVCSLLGRIPTVQEYNDIVSKRIDPFAGDLYRYLNFDQIAGFEDEGRVIALEDMPRIEDLLGIPDGVLSK; from the coding sequence ATGCTTGAATCTTACCGCCGTACCGCTGCCGAACGGGCCCGTGAGGGAATTCCACCGCTGCCGCTAGACGCCCAGCAAACGTCAGAACTGTGTGAACTGCTGAAAAATCCGCCGGCACAAGAAGAAGAAACCTTAATAGAATTATTACGCGATCGCGTCCCCCCCGGAGTAGACAGCGCCGCCTACGTCAAAGCTGGTTTTCTAACTGGCATTGCTAAAGGCGAAATCCACAGCCCCCTAATTGCTCCCAAATGGGCAGTTTACCTGCTGGGGACAATGATGGGCGGTTACAACGTCCAATCTTTAATCGATTTGCTCGATCCTACTGCCGAAACCGCCATTCCCGCCACCGCAGCCCGGGCACTGAGCAAAACGCTGTTAGTATTCGACGCTTTCCACGACGTTATAGCTTTGTCTGATACCAATCCCTACGCCAAGCAGGTAGTCGATTCTTGGGCGGATGCCGAGTGGTTTACGGGTCGTCCTGTGTTGCCAGAAGCGATTACTGTTACAGTCTTCAAAGTTCCTGGAGAAACCAATACTGACGACTTGTCGCCAGCACCTCATGCTACCACGCGGCCGGACATTCCCCTGCACGCTTTGGCGATGCTGGAAAGTAAGATGCCTGGGGCTTTGCAAACCATTGCAGAATTGAAGCAAAAAGGTCATCCCGTAGCCTACGTCGGCGATGTTGTCGGTACCGGTTCGTCGCGGAAATCGGCGATTAATTCCGTGCTCTGGCATATTGGCAATGATATTCCGTTTGTGCCGAACAAGCGCAGCGGCGGTTATATTTTAGGAGGTGCGATCGCCCCGATATTCTTCAATACCGCTGAAGATTCCGGCGCATTGCCGATCGAATGCGATGTCTCCAAAATGGAAACAGGAATGGTAATTACCATCCATCCCTACAAAGGCGAAATCACCAACGAAGCCGGAGAAATCATCTCCACATTCACCCTCAAACCCGACACAATTCTAGACGAAGTTCGTGCCGGCGGCCGAATTCCGCTATTAATTGGACGAACTTTAACCGACAAAACCCGCGCAGCTTTAGGACTAGAACCCAGCACTATTTTTACCCGTCCCACAATCCCAGTAGATACGGGCAAAGGCTTCACTTTAGCACAAAAAATGGTAGGCAAAGCTTGCGGTTTGTCCGGCGTTCGTCCCGGTACATCTTGCGAACCAGCCATGACAACAGTCGGCTCGCAAGATACCACCGGGCCGATGACTCGGGACGAATTGAAAGAACTTGCTTGTTTGGGATTTAGCGCCGATTTGGTAATTCAAAGTTTCTGCCACACCGCCGCTTATCCGAAACCTGTTGATGTCAAAACTCACCATGAATTACCCGATTTCATGTCACAGCGCGGGGGCATAGCTTTGCGTCCGGGAGACGGCATTATTCACTCTTGGCTGAACCGAATGTTGTTGCCGGATACAGTGGGAACCGGCGGCGATTCTCACACTCGTTTTCCTTTGGGAATTTCCTTTCCTGCGGGTTCGGGATTGGTGGCTTTTGCTGCCGCCTTGGGGGTCATGCCTTTGGATATGCCGGAATCAGTTTTAGTGCGGTTCAAAGGTAAATTGCAGCCCGGAGTAACGCTGCGGGATGTTGTGAATGCAATTCCCTATGTGGCGATTCAAAAAGGTTTGCTAACCGTCGAAAAACAGAACAAGAAAAATATCTTTTCTGGGCGGATTATGGAGATTGAAGGTTTGCCCGATTTGAAGGTCGAGCAGGCTTTTGAATTGACCGATGCGACGGCCGAGCGTTCTTGCGCTGGATGCACGATTAAATTGAGCGTGGAGACTGTTTCCGAGTACATTCGCTCCAATGTCGCGCTGCTGAAAAACATGGTGGCGCGGGGCTATCAAGATGCGCGGACGATGATGCGCCGGGTGGCGAAGATGGAGGAATGGCTGGCAAATCCGGTGCTGATGGAGGCGGATGCTGATGCGGAATACGTTGAAATCATCGAAATCGATCTGAACGAGATTACAGAACCCATTGTGGCTGCTCCCAATGACCCGGATAATGTTAAGTTGTTGAGTGAGGTTGCGGGCGATCGGGTTGACGAAGTATTTGTCGGTTCTTGCATGACAAATATCGGTCACTACCGCGCCACAGCGAAGGTGTTGGAAGGTGCAGGGGAAGTGAAAACTCGCCTGTGGATTTGTCCGCCCACTCGGATGGACGAACAGCAACTCAAAGAAGAAGGTTATTACAGTATTTTTGGAGCCGCTGGAGCGCGTACAGAAATGCCGGGATGCAGTCTTTGTATGGGCAATCAAGCGCGGGTTAAAGATGCGACAACGGTTTTTTCAACTTCTACTCGTAACTTTAACAACCGCATGGGCAAAGACGCGCAAGTTTATCTCGGTTCGGCGGAATTGGCAGCAGTTTGTTCGCTGTTAGGTCGAATTCCCACAGTCCAAGAATACAATGACATTGTGTCGAAGAGAATCGATCCTTTTGCGGGTGATTTGTATCGGTATTTGAATTTCGATCAAATTGCTGGTTTTGAGGATGAAGGCAGAGTGATTGCTTTGGAAGATATGCCTCGCATTGAGGATCTTTTGGGGATTCCTGATGGTGTGTTGAGCAAGTAA
- a CDS encoding cupin domain-containing protein codes for MVETVDTIEKTDDRTQTRYWGKVTVIDAGDRYKINRIEVKPGHHISTQMHYHRSEHWVVVSGTAKVICDDKETILMQKQSTYVPMNTAHRVENPGVIPLVMIEIQNGEYLGDDDIIRFAQDAHEED; via the coding sequence ATGGTGGAAACAGTGGACACAATCGAAAAAACTGACGATCGCACACAAACCCGCTACTGGGGCAAAGTTACAGTCATAGACGCGGGCGATCGTTATAAGATCAATCGCATTGAAGTCAAGCCGGGGCATCACATCAGCACCCAAATGCACTATCACCGCAGCGAACACTGGGTTGTCGTCTCCGGTACCGCTAAAGTTATCTGCGACGACAAAGAGACGATTCTCATGCAGAAACAGTCAACCTACGTTCCCATGAATACTGCTCACCGCGTAGAAAATCCAGGCGTTATTCCCCTGGTGATGATTGAAATCCAAAATGGTGAATACCTCGGCGATGATGACATTATCCGCTTCGCTCAAGATGCTCACGAGGAAGATTGA
- a CDS encoding pentapeptide repeat-containing protein has product MKLGILTTTGLLIAIGCASGVKAENVSHVKQLLETQKCSQCDLTGAQLAGIDLTGADLSGANLSGANLNGANLNEAKLNQANLKQAKLQGASLIAAKMHGANLEGADLSRANLSLAGLVIASLKNTNLTSANLIGANLESANLAGANLRNARQSIANLSNVSLRGGSLSGVDVQGVNLRDANLTNANLNGANLNGSDLTGANLKNANMANVDLKNASLP; this is encoded by the coding sequence ATGAAACTTGGAATTTTAACAACAACAGGGCTGCTGATTGCGATCGGTTGTGCCTCTGGAGTAAAGGCAGAAAACGTATCACACGTCAAGCAATTATTAGAAACTCAAAAATGTAGCCAATGCGACTTGACAGGAGCGCAGCTTGCTGGTATTGATTTGACTGGGGCAGATTTGAGCGGTGCGAATCTGAGCGGTGCAAATTTGAACGGTGCAAATTTGAACGAAGCCAAACTGAATCAAGCAAATCTGAAACAAGCTAAATTGCAAGGTGCGAGTTTAATTGCGGCTAAAATGCACGGGGCTAATTTGGAGGGTGCTGATTTGAGCCGCGCTAATCTGAGTTTGGCGGGTTTAGTGATTGCGAGTTTGAAAAATACCAACCTCACCAGCGCTAATTTAATCGGCGCTAATTTAGAAAGCGCCAATTTGGCTGGTGCAAACCTGAGAAATGCTCGCCAGTCTATAGCGAATTTATCTAATGTCAGCCTCAGAGGTGGCAGTTTGTCGGGAGTAGACGTACAGGGAGTCAACTTGCGGGATGCAAATTTGACCAATGCAAATTTGAACGGTGCAAATTTGAACGGTTCGGACTTGACAGGTGCTAATTTAAAGAATGCCAATATGGCAAATGTAGATTTGAAAAACGCTTCTTTGCCGTAG
- a CDS encoding ABC transporter substrate-binding protein, whose translation MIINKQQSRISIKPSVIKAIALFFLCCLLTASCGQGSRRSVNASGENTNNRVTIGTTLKLRTIDPADAYETISGQLLRNLGDTLYTYESGTTKLIPDLATAMPTVSKDGLTYTIPLRQGVIFHDDTPFNAAAMEFSLQRFIKNGGSPALLLSDAVESVKATGEYELTFQLKKPFAAFPSLLTFSGMCAVSPKAYEIGQGKFKPDTFVGTGRYKLAKYGSDSLKFDVFDKYWGEKPVNQGIDILLLSSSSNLFNTFQTGAIDVAYLSLDADQVRSLDGGAKKGKWQEIAGESSTVNYMTLNIKSKPLDKLEVRQAIAAVMDRPLINDRVLQRQAQPLYSLIPTTLDVQKPVFKELYGDANTAKAKELLTKAGYSATNPFVLPIWYASASRKRALVASTIEAQTKLKMDGIMQVEINSVESPTLFQNIEKGIYPAVLVDWSADFFDADNYIQPFLDCATGSEAGGCSKGASQSQGSFYYSDRVNQLIDKQRKETNPQTRKAIFAEIQDILGQDVPFIPLWQDKDYTFAQNTITGVRLEPTQSFPFWFLKKQ comes from the coding sequence ATGATCATCAACAAGCAGCAGTCTAGAATATCTATAAAACCTTCAGTGATTAAAGCGATAGCTCTGTTCTTTCTGTGCTGCTTGTTAACTGCAAGTTGCGGACAGGGATCGCGTCGCTCGGTAAATGCGAGCGGCGAAAATACTAATAACCGCGTTACTATTGGCACAACTTTGAAATTGCGGACGATCGACCCTGCGGACGCTTACGAAACCATATCAGGACAATTGCTACGCAATTTGGGCGACACTCTCTACACCTACGAGTCTGGAACTACAAAGTTAATCCCCGACTTAGCGACAGCAATGCCAACAGTTAGCAAAGACGGATTGACATATACAATTCCCTTGCGTCAAGGCGTTATTTTTCACGACGACACACCGTTTAACGCCGCAGCAATGGAATTTTCCTTGCAGCGGTTTATCAAAAATGGCGGCAGTCCGGCTTTGTTGTTGAGCGATGCAGTAGAATCGGTGAAAGCGACGGGCGAATACGAATTAACTTTTCAACTCAAAAAGCCTTTTGCTGCTTTTCCTTCCCTGTTGACATTTTCGGGTATGTGTGCCGTTTCTCCGAAAGCTTACGAGATTGGGCAGGGTAAATTTAAACCCGATACCTTTGTGGGAACTGGACGTTACAAGTTGGCGAAGTACGGCAGCGATTCTCTCAAGTTTGACGTGTTTGACAAGTATTGGGGGGAAAAGCCGGTCAATCAAGGAATTGACATTTTGCTGCTTTCTAGTTCGTCAAATTTGTTCAATACTTTTCAGACTGGTGCGATCGATGTGGCTTATTTGTCTCTGGATGCAGATCAAGTTCGCAGCTTGGATGGGGGAGCAAAAAAAGGGAAATGGCAGGAAATCGCGGGGGAAAGCAGTACGGTTAATTACATGACGCTGAATATCAAGTCTAAACCGCTGGATAAGTTAGAAGTGAGACAAGCGATCGCAGCAGTGATGGATCGCCCGCTGATTAACGATCGCGTACTGCAGAGACAAGCACAACCGCTTTACAGTCTGATTCCCACAACCTTGGACGTTCAAAAACCGGTTTTCAAAGAACTTTACGGCGACGCCAACACCGCAAAAGCCAAGGAACTTTTAACGAAAGCTGGATACTCGGCCACAAATCCTTTTGTTCTGCCAATTTGGTATGCTTCGGCTTCCAGAAAAAGAGCTTTAGTCGCGAGTACGATCGAGGCGCAAACTAAACTTAAAATGGACGGGATAATGCAGGTAGAAATTAACAGCGTTGAATCTCCGACTTTGTTTCAAAACATAGAGAAGGGCATTTATCCAGCGGTTTTAGTGGATTGGTCTGCCGACTTTTTTGACGCTGACAATTACATTCAGCCGTTTTTAGATTGTGCCACAGGTTCGGAAGCTGGGGGCTGCTCCAAGGGTGCAAGTCAAAGTCAGGGTTCGTTTTATTATAGCGATCGGGTAAATCAACTGATCGACAAGCAGCGCAAAGAAACAAACCCTCAAACCCGCAAAGCCATATTTGCCGAAATTCAAGACATACTGGGTCAAGATGTACCTTTCATTCCTCTTTGGCAGGATAAGGACTATACATTTGCTCAGAACACAATCACGGGCGTTCGTCTAGAACCGACGCAATCTTTTCCTTTTTGGTTCCTGAAAAAGCAATAA
- a CDS encoding hybrid sensor histidine kinase/response regulator, whose product MSLEGINSIFRDIRLLPYGVATLSVALALALTRSLLPWLYPTTTPLFFIAVIVSSWYGSFGAGLLATMLSTLAINYFFIEPFNSLQIVNVETIVRLGTFSIAAGFIASLNLSWRTALKNAKAALQTLQEAMELEQKAQGETAQAAATEAKEHLETVLSSINDGFYILDRDWRYTYANDRYCEMVGKQRSAILGQNIWELFPATVDTDAYVQFHRAMRAQTPLQFDYLYSPWNGWHDCRIYPSPSGLTVLLADITDRKQAELLLIEQKRLLEPIALGQPLDYCLAAVCDSVSRLNPGTRACFLLADTQRLTFQRSITPDFPPSFGAGLKDAPINDLCIGTSGSAVYCGQSVTCADIANDDRWSQAWRNLCVAHGILACHSQPVLRQDYLALGSLMLCFSEARRPTDWEYQLAVFGTQLASIAFERDRSRSKAMRESEEQLRLASEGGNLGLWHWDRETDTLSFTDIAKAMFGLPLNTEMSVEVFLEAVHHDDRPFVHTAIAELKANQPPAEIEYRTLWADGTVRWILAKGNCAYNADGVIISTRGVFIDISDRKQAEEALRQSEEQSRKILESIDDGFFALDENWRFTYVNRSAEILLDRTASDLIGKNVWAEFPGLDGSEFERVYRRVANERVALSVTAFYPDRDRWYDVRTYPAANGITIFFRNVTDRKQAEEVLQQREAELRLVTNAVPALISFVDSDQRYRFNNRAYEEWFGHPAAQIYGKHLQEVLGETGYEGIRPYVEQVLAGQEVTFESQISYKDGGTREIDATYVPRFNSQGKVEGFVTLVNDITDRKQAEATLRESEARFRLMADAAPVLIWMARTDKLCYYFNVPWLNFTGRTIEQERGNGWTEGVHPDDLDRCLDTYVTAFDARQPFKMEYRLKRCDGIYRWIMDEGVPRYGLEGQFLGYIGSCVDIEDHKQAEEALRESESRLRLIFESAKDYAIFTIDLNGIIASWNSGAQRLLGYTETEAIGCPSRTIFTPEDNEQGQAEYEMQSALTQGRAEDERWHVRKDGNRFWASGLMMPLLNEADCPQGFVKIMQDKTAQRQASERLQLLYETTRDLLNTEHPLALMHGLFRKLAVQLDLHSYYNFMVEEKDNRRMLHLRNYDGISQERAQAIAWIELGEYLCGLVAQTQQQLVLNQAELSTHPNAKALCELGITAYAGQPLIAQGQLLGTLSFASLTRTHFTAAEIDLLRSTCDQIAIALERANLNASLQQQAEQLRQASRIKDEFLAVLSHELRSPLNPILGWSKLLQTGKLDAAKTAQALATIERNAKLQTELIEDLLDVSKILQGKLSLNIRAVDLALTVESAIETVNLAAVAKSIEIRTVLDPQIGQILGDAGRLQQVVWNLVSNAVKFTSAGGRVEVNLTRVGDRAQITVADTGIGIAPEFLPYVFDYFRQKDGATTRKFGGLGLGLAIVRHLVELHGGTVAAESQGEGLGATFTVRLPLSPKVKGQENSLAGFSERSTADEPLSGMRILVVDDEPDMRELICFLLEDAGAVVVTVAVASEALTALTNFQPDVLLSDIGMPGMDGYMLLRQVRGLPPERGGLIPAIALTAYAGEFNHKQALQAGFQRHLAKPIEPDELIKTIAALRKQEQSWPSKL is encoded by the coding sequence GTGAGTTTAGAGGGAATAAACAGCATTTTCAGAGATATTCGACTACTTCCCTATGGTGTGGCGACCCTCTCCGTGGCTCTGGCACTGGCGCTAACCAGATCGCTGTTACCGTGGCTCTACCCAACCACGACGCCGCTGTTTTTCATCGCGGTAATAGTGAGTTCCTGGTATGGCAGTTTCGGGGCTGGGTTACTGGCAACAATGTTATCCACGCTGGCAATCAACTATTTTTTTATTGAGCCGTTCAATTCCTTACAGATAGTTAATGTAGAGACAATTGTTCGGCTGGGTACGTTTTCGATCGCGGCAGGATTCATCGCTTCACTCAATCTATCGTGGCGCACGGCTCTAAAAAACGCGAAAGCAGCCTTGCAAACTTTACAGGAGGCAATGGAACTAGAACAAAAGGCGCAGGGCGAAACCGCACAAGCTGCGGCGACGGAGGCAAAAGAACATCTAGAAACGGTACTTTCTAGCATCAACGATGGGTTTTACATCCTCGATCGCGATTGGCGCTACACCTATGCCAACGATCGCTACTGTGAAATGGTTGGAAAGCAGCGGTCAGCGATTCTGGGTCAGAATATTTGGGAGCTATTTCCGGCGACAGTTGACACCGATGCTTACGTGCAGTTTCATCGGGCAATGCGCGCACAAACGCCGCTCCAGTTTGATTATCTCTACTCGCCTTGGAATGGTTGGCATGACTGTCGAATTTACCCTTCGCCCAGTGGACTGACCGTTTTGCTTGCTGACATTACCGATCGCAAACAGGCGGAACTCCTCCTAATCGAGCAGAAACGACTGCTGGAGCCGATCGCCTTAGGGCAGCCGCTAGACTACTGTCTGGCAGCCGTGTGTGACTCAGTATCCAGGCTGAATCCGGGTACCCGCGCCTGCTTCCTGCTAGCCGACACTCAGCGGCTGACGTTTCAGAGATCCATTACTCCAGACTTTCCACCGTCTTTTGGTGCAGGACTCAAGGATGCTCCGATTAACGATTTGTGCATTGGAACCTCCGGCTCAGCAGTATATTGCGGTCAGTCCGTGACCTGCGCCGACATTGCCAACGACGATCGCTGGTCGCAAGCATGGCGAAATTTATGCGTGGCTCACGGCATTCTAGCGTGTCATTCTCAGCCCGTGCTCAGACAGGACTATCTAGCTCTGGGGTCGCTGATGCTGTGCTTTAGCGAGGCGCGGAGGCCGACGGATTGGGAATATCAACTCGCGGTGTTCGGCACCCAACTTGCCAGCATCGCCTTCGAGCGCGATCGATCGCGCTCGAAGGCGATGCGCGAGAGCGAAGAACAGCTTCGGCTGGCTTCCGAAGGCGGCAATTTGGGTTTGTGGCATTGGGATAGGGAAACTGACACGCTGAGTTTTACGGACATAGCCAAAGCGATGTTTGGTTTACCCCTCAATACCGAAATGTCGGTGGAGGTGTTTTTAGAAGCGGTGCATCACGACGATCGCCCATTCGTTCACACCGCGATCGCCGAGCTAAAAGCGAATCAACCGCCTGCTGAAATTGAGTATCGGACGCTGTGGGCCGATGGCACCGTTCGCTGGATTTTGGCAAAGGGCAATTGCGCCTACAACGCTGATGGCGTCATAATTTCGACGCGCGGCGTATTCATCGACATCAGCGATCGCAAACAAGCCGAAGAAGCGTTGCGTCAAAGCGAAGAGCAGAGTCGGAAAATTCTGGAGAGCATTGATGATGGATTCTTTGCCCTGGATGAGAATTGGCGTTTCACTTACGTGAATCGGTCAGCGGAAATTCTGCTAGACCGCACTGCCAGCGATCTGATTGGGAAGAATGTGTGGGCAGAATTCCCAGGACTCGATGGCAGCGAGTTTGAGCGGGTTTATCGCCGCGTGGCAAACGAGCGCGTGGCTTTGTCAGTCACGGCGTTTTATCCGGATCGCGATCGGTGGTATGACGTTCGCACCTACCCGGCCGCGAACGGGATTACCATTTTTTTCCGAAATGTCACCGATCGCAAACAGGCCGAGGAGGTATTGCAACAACGAGAAGCAGAGCTCCGTTTAGTTACCAATGCCGTGCCTGCCTTGATTTCCTTTGTAGACTCAGACCAGCGCTACCGCTTCAACAATCGAGCATATGAAGAATGGTTTGGACATCCGGCAGCCCAAATCTATGGCAAGCACCTCCAAGAAGTTTTAGGCGAAACTGGCTATGAAGGGATTCGTCCTTATGTTGAGCAAGTCTTGGCAGGACAGGAAGTGACCTTTGAAAGCCAAATTTCCTACAAAGATGGTGGAACCCGCGAGATCGATGCGACCTATGTTCCCCGCTTCAACAGCCAGGGAAAAGTTGAAGGGTTTGTAACACTGGTCAACGATATCACCGATCGCAAACAAGCCGAAGCCACACTGCGGGAGAGTGAGGCACGGTTCCGGCTGATGGCAGATGCCGCCCCTGTGCTGATTTGGATGGCCCGCACCGATAAACTCTGTTATTACTTCAACGTCCCGTGGCTAAACTTTACCGGACGGACGATCGAGCAAGAAAGGGGCAATGGTTGGACAGAAGGAGTCCACCCCGACGACCTCGATCGGTGTTTAGACACCTATGTGACTGCCTTTGATGCCCGTCAACCGTTCAAGATGGAATATCGCTTGAAACGCTGTGATGGCATATACCGTTGGATTATGGATGAAGGTGTTCCTCGGTACGGATTGGAAGGTCAGTTCTTGGGCTACATCGGTTCCTGTGTTGATATTGAAGACCACAAACAAGCTGAGGAAGCCCTGCGCGAGAGTGAATCCCGCCTCCGCCTGATCTTTGAAAGCGCCAAAGATTATGCCATCTTCACCATCGACCTTAACGGCATCATTGCCAGTTGGAACTCAGGGGCCCAACGGCTGTTGGGCTATACCGAGACAGAAGCAATTGGTTGCCCGAGTCGGACGATCTTCACACCCGAAGATAACGAACAAGGACAAGCCGAGTACGAGATGCAAAGCGCTCTAACGCAAGGACGGGCAGAAGACGAACGCTGGCACGTCCGCAAAGATGGGAATCGCTTTTGGGCCAGTGGATTGATGATGCCCCTGCTTAATGAAGCCGATTGTCCGCAGGGATTTGTCAAAATCATGCAGGACAAGACCGCACAACGGCAAGCAAGTGAGCGACTGCAATTGCTGTATGAAACTACCCGCGATCTCTTGAATACAGAACACCCTCTGGCTTTGATGCACGGGCTATTCCGCAAACTTGCAGTGCAACTCGATCTGCACTCTTACTACAACTTCATGGTGGAAGAAAAAGACAACCGCCGGATGCTGCATTTGAGAAACTATGATGGCATCTCACAAGAAAGGGCGCAGGCGATCGCATGGATCGAATTAGGTGAATATCTCTGCGGACTGGTTGCCCAAACGCAGCAGCAACTTGTCTTGAATCAAGCCGAACTCTCCACTCATCCCAATGCTAAAGCCCTCTGTGAACTGGGCATCACGGCTTACGCGGGTCAACCGTTAATCGCTCAAGGGCAGTTATTAGGAACGCTCTCATTTGCCAGCCTGACTCGGACGCACTTTACGGCTGCAGAAATCGATCTGCTGCGATCGACCTGCGACCAGATCGCGATCGCTCTGGAACGGGCAAACCTAAACGCTTCACTCCAGCAGCAAGCGGAACAGCTAAGACAGGCAAGTCGGATCAAGGATGAGTTTTTAGCGGTACTATCCCATGAATTGCGATCGCCCCTCAATCCCATCTTGGGGTGGTCAAAGCTTTTGCAAACTGGCAAGCTGGATGCTGCGAAAACCGCACAGGCGTTAGCGACGATCGAACGCAATGCCAAGCTGCAAACTGAACTGATTGAAGATTTGCTCGATGTCTCGAAAATTCTCCAAGGCAAGCTCAGTCTTAATATTCGTGCAGTCGATTTAGCTTTAACTGTGGAATCGGCGATCGAAACTGTCAATTTGGCTGCTGTTGCCAAATCCATTGAGATTCGGACTGTGTTAGATCCTCAGATCGGACAAATTTTGGGGGATGCGGGCCGTTTGCAGCAAGTTGTCTGGAATCTGGTTTCCAATGCGGTCAAATTCACTTCGGCCGGGGGGCGCGTTGAGGTGAATTTGACTCGTGTTGGCGATCGCGCTCAAATTACGGTGGCGGATACAGGGATTGGCATCGCACCGGAGTTTTTACCCTACGTGTTTGACTACTTCCGGCAAAAAGATGGCGCTACAACCCGCAAGTTTGGTGGCTTGGGATTGGGGCTGGCGATCGTGCGGCATCTAGTGGAACTTCACGGCGGTACCGTGGCGGCAGAGAGCCAGGGTGAAGGGCTAGGAGCTACCTTTACTGTAAGGCTGCCCCTATCACCGAAGGTAAAGGGACAAGAAAACTCTCTTGCAGGATTTTCGGAACGATCGACTGCGGATGAACCGTTATCCGGGATGCGGATACTGGTGGTAGATGATGAACCGGATATGCGAGAGTTGATTTGCTTTTTGCTAGAAGATGCTGGTGCAGTGGTAGTGACTGTTGCTGTCGCTTCAGAAGCCCTCACAGCGTTGACTAATTTCCAGCCAGATGTCCTGTTGAGCGACATTGGAATGCCGGGGATGGATGGCTATATGCTGTTGCGGCAAGTGAGAGGCCTGCCGCCAGAACGGGGTGGGCTGATTCCCGCGATCGCCCTGACTGCCTATGCAGGCGAGTTTAATCACAAGCAAGCTTTGCAAGCTGGATTTCAGCGACATCTGGCAAAGCCGATCGAACCGGATGAATTAATTAAGACGATCGCCGCACTTCGCAAGCAAGAACAGTCATGGCCCAGCAAGCTCTAA